One window from the genome of Deltaproteobacteria bacterium encodes:
- a CDS encoding methylenetetrahydrofolate reductase C-terminal domain-containing protein, producing MIVGEQKPIQEIKTMVAPYKKLLVLGCGTCVKTCFAGGEDETAVLASALRLASRKEGREIEVEELTVERQCEDEFIQEAAQAISRCEAVLSLACGAGVQAIARRFVTSPVLPGVNTTFIGVLEKQGLFTEECSGCGNCKLALFGAVCPVTRCAKKLLNGPCGGSQGGKCEVNPDTDCAWQMIIERLKILGQLDNLRAYVPPKNWSTSTSGGPRKLVREDHVI from the coding sequence ATGATTGTAGGAGAACAAAAACCCATCCAAGAGATCAAGACGATGGTCGCGCCGTACAAAAAACTGCTGGTTCTCGGGTGCGGGACGTGCGTGAAGACCTGCTTTGCCGGCGGTGAAGACGAAACGGCGGTTCTGGCATCGGCCCTCAGGCTGGCATCGCGCAAGGAGGGACGGGAAATCGAGGTGGAAGAGCTGACCGTGGAAAGACAGTGCGAGGACGAGTTCATCCAGGAGGCGGCGCAAGCCATCTCACGATGCGAGGCGGTGCTTTCCCTGGCCTGCGGTGCCGGGGTGCAGGCCATTGCCCGCAGGTTCGTGACCAGCCCGGTATTGCCCGGCGTCAACACGACCTTTATCGGCGTTCTGGAAAAGCAGGGGCTTTTTACCGAAGAATGTTCGGGTTGCGGAAACTGCAAACTGGCCCTGTTCGGGGCCGTTTGCCCGGTAACGCGGTGTGCAAAAAAGCTGCTTAACGGCCCCTGCGGTGGATCTCAGGGGGGCAAGTGCGAGGTAAACCCCGATACCGACTGTGCCTGGCAGATGATTATCGAACGCTTGAAAATTCTGGGGCAGCTGGACAATCTGCGCGCCTATGTGCCGCCTAAAAACTGGTCCACAAGCACTTCCGGGGGACCCCGAAAACTGGTCAGAGAGGATCACGTCATATGA
- a CDS encoding methylenetetrahydrofolate reductase: protein MKTEPASRLERLLRAGEFAVTAECGPPRGGNREVIVQKGGLLQDAVDALNVTDNQTAIVRMSSIAACTHLLNMGLEPVVQMVTRDRNRIALQSDIMGAYSLGIRNILCLSGDHQSFGSQPDALNVFDIDSMHLARAVREMRDTGRDMSGFELDEAPDMFIGAAANPFADPFEYRVIRLAKKIDAGADFVQTQCVYNLDRFKEWIGLAREEGLTERVHILAGVTPLKSAGMATYMNERVAGMDIPEAVIRRMAGVPKKEAPAEGVKICLETIAELRETEGVHGIHIMAIEWEEIVAEIVEKAGLLPRPA from the coding sequence ATGAAAACGGAACCCGCAAGCAGGTTGGAGCGGCTGCTCAGGGCCGGTGAATTTGCGGTCACAGCCGAGTGCGGCCCCCCCCGCGGAGGCAACCGCGAGGTCATCGTCCAAAAAGGGGGACTGCTGCAGGATGCGGTGGACGCCCTGAACGTGACCGACAACCAGACCGCTATTGTGCGCATGTCCAGTATCGCCGCCTGTACACATCTTTTGAACATGGGGTTGGAGCCGGTCGTGCAGATGGTGACGCGCGACCGCAACCGTATCGCCTTGCAGTCTGACATTATGGGCGCCTACTCCTTGGGGATCAGGAACATTCTCTGCCTGAGCGGGGACCACCAGTCCTTCGGCAGTCAGCCGGACGCCCTGAACGTGTTCGACATCGACTCCATGCACCTGGCGAGGGCGGTGAGGGAGATGCGCGACACCGGCCGTGACATGAGTGGTTTCGAACTCGACGAAGCACCCGATATGTTCATTGGCGCCGCCGCCAACCCTTTCGCTGACCCGTTCGAATACCGGGTGATCCGGCTGGCCAAGAAAATCGATGCCGGTGCTGATTTCGTCCAGACGCAGTGCGTTTACAACCTCGACCGTTTCAAAGAGTGGATCGGACTGGCCCGGGAGGAGGGCCTGACCGAGAGGGTTCACATCCTGGCCGGGGTCACGCCGCTGAAGTCGGCCGGTATGGCCACCTACATGAACGAGCGGGTGGCGGGGATGGATATCCCGGAAGCGGTCATCCGGCGCATGGCCGGCGTGCCCAAAAAGGAAGCCCCCGCCGAAGGCGTGAAGATCTGTCTCGAGACCATCGCCGAACTGAGGGAAACAGAGGGGGTTCACG